A window from Dissulfurirhabdus thermomarina encodes these proteins:
- the arfB gene encoding alternative ribosome rescue aminoacyl-tRNA hydrolase ArfB, with protein sequence MIRVTPHIVLHEADLEFRFVRAPGPGGQHVNTAATAVQLRFDVDRARGLPDEVRRRLRRAAGRRLSAGGVLVIEANRFRSQARNREDALARLVRLIQGAAERPAPRKATRPTRTSRRRRLEAKRRRSHIKRLRRPAAPGD encoded by the coding sequence GTGATCCGGGTCACTCCGCACATCGTCCTTCACGAGGCGGACCTGGAGTTCCGCTTCGTGAGGGCCCCAGGTCCCGGGGGGCAGCACGTCAACACCGCCGCCACAGCGGTCCAACTGCGCTTCGACGTCGACCGCGCCCGGGGGCTGCCCGACGAGGTCCGGCGGCGGCTCCGCCGGGCGGCGGGCCGCCGGCTGAGCGCCGGGGGGGTGCTGGTCATCGAGGCCAACCGCTTCCGGAGCCAGGCCCGAAACCGGGAAGACGCCCTGGCCCGGCTGGTCCGGCTCATCCAGGGGGCCGCCGAGCGGCCGGCGCCGCGCAAGGCCACCCGGCCCACCCGGACCTCGCGCCGCCGGCGCCTCGAGGCCAAGCGGCGCCGGTCGCACATCAAGCGGCTCCGCCGCCCCGCCGCACCCGGAGATTAA
- a CDS encoding adenylate/guanylate cyclase domain-containing protein, translating to MAQNGTVETRGGRPRVPFLDRLRPGYVPIAIKMALAISLLIVLGMTGLGLVILNNQTRLLQNQISAYGMTIVNQMAEAAKEPILAGDTLTLEMLATNLAKDPAVLGTAVFSVDGKLLAKNGLSPFDPGAPYAGRQKDFLGPEVRIFEWRQAGRAHGDPHNVSFVAPVRFRDVIAGYVTLTFSRGTMNKVLQDSVRVVLAATVFMILVGIGLAFFMGRRLSRPIRHLMDASRAIGEGDYRYRIRERRNDELGYLIASFNQMAEGLLHKTQVEAAFSRYLSPEVAREVLDNLDHVELGGKHVTASVLFADIVGYTSLSEKMKPDEVVRFLNAYFSLIARAGSCFQGTVDKYMGDCAMLVFGAPQSDPEHCFHAVGCAVLIQRLVAELNRRRTERGEVPVEFRMGINTGEMLAGNMGSRERMQYTVVGDAVNLASRLCSTADPGQVVIPEHVHADPAVRERVIARPHAAIRVRGRTDPVTTYVVQGVVPEVERRMQADIERILAEAAA from the coding sequence TTGGCACAGAACGGGACCGTCGAGACCCGCGGCGGACGCCCCCGCGTCCCCTTCCTGGACCGCCTGCGCCCCGGCTACGTCCCCATCGCCATCAAGATGGCCCTGGCCATCTCGCTCCTCATCGTGCTGGGGATGACCGGCCTCGGCCTCGTGATCCTCAACAACCAGACCCGCCTCCTCCAGAACCAGATCAGCGCCTACGGCATGACCATCGTCAACCAGATGGCCGAGGCCGCCAAGGAGCCCATCCTGGCCGGCGACACCCTCACCCTGGAGATGCTCGCCACCAACCTGGCCAAGGACCCGGCGGTCCTCGGCACGGCCGTCTTCTCGGTGGACGGGAAGCTCCTGGCGAAGAACGGCCTCAGCCCCTTCGACCCCGGGGCCCCCTACGCCGGGCGCCAGAAGGACTTCCTGGGCCCCGAGGTCCGGATCTTCGAGTGGCGCCAGGCGGGCCGCGCCCACGGCGACCCCCACAACGTCTCCTTCGTGGCGCCGGTCCGGTTCCGTGACGTCATCGCCGGCTACGTGACCCTCACCTTCAGCCGGGGCACCATGAACAAGGTCCTCCAGGACTCCGTCCGGGTGGTCCTGGCGGCCACGGTCTTCATGATCCTCGTGGGGATCGGGCTGGCCTTCTTCATGGGACGCCGCCTCTCCCGGCCCATCCGGCACCTCATGGACGCCAGCCGGGCCATCGGCGAGGGCGACTACCGCTACCGCATCCGCGAGCGGCGGAACGACGAGCTGGGCTACCTCATCGCCTCCTTCAACCAGATGGCCGAGGGCCTCCTCCACAAGACCCAGGTGGAGGCGGCCTTCTCCCGCTACCTCTCGCCCGAGGTGGCCCGCGAGGTCCTCGACAACCTCGACCACGTGGAGCTCGGTGGGAAACACGTCACGGCCAGCGTCCTCTTTGCCGATATCGTAGGATATACGTCCCTTTCCGAGAAGATGAAGCCGGACGAGGTGGTCCGTTTCCTCAACGCCTATTTTTCGCTCATCGCCCGGGCCGGCTCCTGCTTCCAGGGGACGGTGGACAAGTACATGGGCGACTGTGCCATGCTGGTCTTCGGCGCCCCCCAAAGCGACCCGGAGCACTGCTTCCACGCCGTGGGCTGCGCCGTGCTCATCCAGCGCCTCGTGGCCGAGCTCAACCGGCGGCGCACGGAGCGCGGGGAGGTGCCCGTGGAGTTCCGCATGGGGATCAACACCGGCGAGATGCTCGCCGGCAACATGGGCTCGCGCGAACGCATGCAATACACCGTGGTGGGGGACGCCGTGAACCTCGCCTCCCGCCTCTGCTCCACGGCGGACCCCGGCCAGGTGGTGATACCGGAACACGTTCACGCGGACCCGGCGGTCCGGGAACGGGTGATCGCCCGGCCCCATGCCGCCATCCGGGTCCGCGGGCGGACCGATCCCGTCACCACCTACGTGGTCCAGGGGGTCGTCCCGGAGGTGGAGCGCCGGATGCAGGCCGATATCGAAAGGATCCTCGCGGAGGCCGCGGCCTGA
- a CDS encoding lysophospholipid acyltransferase family protein — MKERTRQTVDGKVFTLEARKRPLRVRLRKAWHAAALRGFARCVWLLSRFVPYRLGVRAGGALGNLLYPFLRRERERALAHLAQAFPERDEAWHAATARACFAHIGRAIFELALARPDRLGEVTRFVGADNLRKAMDMGRGVVFVTGHVGNWELMGAAIAQAYPVSVVAAPVKPEPVNDLVVALRRRLGVRTILRDRPGAARELIRVFRQGRALGILIDQDTKVEGAYVDFFGRPAWTPTAAAAMALKFGAPVVFGWTHRDPDGRHTITIEGPLELVQTGDLETDIVANTALFTRLIEAAIRRRPEQWVWMHRRWRRRPPRTLRRFAEPAPPPGRAAAP; from the coding sequence ATGAAAGAACGCACCCGACAAACCGTGGACGGAAAGGTCTTCACCCTCGAGGCCCGGAAGCGCCCCCTCCGGGTCCGCCTCCGCAAGGCCTGGCACGCCGCCGCCCTCCGGGGCTTCGCCCGGTGCGTGTGGCTGCTCTCCCGCTTCGTGCCCTACCGGCTCGGCGTCCGGGCGGGGGGCGCGCTCGGGAATCTCCTGTACCCGTTCCTCCGCCGGGAACGCGAGCGGGCCCTGGCCCACCTGGCCCAGGCCTTTCCGGAACGGGACGAGGCCTGGCACGCCGCCACCGCCCGGGCCTGCTTCGCCCACATCGGCAGGGCCATCTTCGAGCTGGCCCTGGCGCGCCCCGACCGGCTCGGCGAGGTCACGCGGTTCGTCGGGGCGGACAACCTCCGGAAGGCCATGGACATGGGCCGGGGCGTGGTCTTCGTCACCGGCCACGTGGGCAACTGGGAACTCATGGGGGCGGCCATCGCCCAGGCGTACCCGGTGAGCGTGGTGGCCGCGCCCGTGAAGCCCGAGCCGGTCAACGACCTCGTGGTGGCACTTCGCCGGCGGCTCGGCGTGCGGACCATCCTGCGGGACCGGCCCGGCGCCGCCCGGGAACTCATCCGCGTCTTCCGCCAGGGACGGGCCCTCGGCATCCTCATCGACCAGGACACCAAGGTGGAGGGCGCCTACGTGGACTTCTTCGGCCGCCCCGCCTGGACCCCCACCGCGGCCGCGGCCATGGCCCTCAAGTTCGGCGCCCCGGTGGTCTTCGGCTGGACCCATCGCGACCCCGACGGGCGCCACACCATCACCATCGAGGGCCCGCTGGAACTCGTGCAGACCGGTGACCTCGAGACCGACATCGTGGCCAACACGGCCCTCTTCACCCGGCTGATCGAGGCGGCCATCCGCCGCCGGCCCGAGCAGTGGGTCTGGATGCACCGCAGGTGGCGCCGCCGCCCGCCCCGAACCCTCCGGCGATTCGCGGAGCCGGCGCCCCCCCCGGGCCGGGCCGCCGCGCCGTGA
- the thiE gene encoding thiamine phosphate synthase, translating into MTAAAERPGRSGRPASNAAAAVDFSLYLVTGRRGIPGGRGLLDAVREALEGGVGAVQLREKDLPPRDLLPLALELRDLTRRHGARLLVNDRVDVALAAGADGVHLAATSLPVAAVRRITGPGFLVGVSTHSVAEVLEAEAAGADFVTFGPVYPTPSKARYGPPVGLGPLREACRRAALPVFALGGVKAANVAEVLEAGAAGVALISAVLWAPRPAEAARAFARLLGDRPAPTGSS; encoded by the coding sequence GTGACGGCCGCCGCGGAGCGGCCGGGCCGCAGCGGGCGCCCCGCCTCGAACGCGGCGGCCGCCGTGGACTTCTCCCTCTACCTCGTCACGGGCCGCCGGGGCATCCCCGGCGGCCGCGGCCTCCTGGATGCCGTTCGAGAGGCCCTGGAGGGGGGCGTGGGGGCCGTCCAGCTCAGGGAGAAGGACCTCCCCCCCCGGGACCTCCTCCCGCTGGCCCTGGAGCTGCGGGACCTCACCCGCCGCCACGGCGCCCGGCTCCTGGTCAACGACCGGGTGGACGTGGCCCTGGCCGCCGGGGCCGACGGCGTCCACCTCGCCGCCACGTCGCTGCCGGTGGCGGCGGTCCGGCGGATCACCGGGCCCGGTTTCCTGGTGGGGGTCTCCACGCACAGCGTGGCCGAGGTCCTGGAGGCGGAAGCGGCCGGGGCGGACTTCGTCACCTTCGGCCCGGTCTACCCCACGCCGTCGAAGGCCCGCTACGGCCCCCCGGTGGGCCTCGGGCCCCTGCGCGAGGCCTGCCGCCGGGCCGCCCTCCCGGTCTTCGCCCTGGGGGGCGTCAAGGCCGCCAACGTCGCGGAGGTCCTGGAAGCAGGCGCCGCCGGCGTCGCCCTCATCTCGGCCGTCCTCTGGGCGCCGCGCCCGGCCGAGGCGGCCCGCGCCTTCGCCCGCCTCCTCGGGGACCGGCCCGCCCCTACCGGCTCCAGCTGA
- a CDS encoding BCAM0308 family protein: MRDQYGRRDRLVQEERHDTYRGRGKLPEPAVCGRCGALFAGGRWSWQEAPPGAARVTCPACQRAEDGYPAGRVEIRGDFFRRHRDEILNLVRNEEAAEKAARPMERIMAVEETADGVLVLTTGVHVARRIGEALARAYQGDFSFQYAEGEKRIRVSWSR, from the coding sequence ATGCGCGATCAGTACGGGCGACGGGACAGGCTGGTCCAGGAGGAGCGACACGACACCTACCGGGGGCGGGGCAAGCTCCCGGAGCCCGCCGTCTGCGGCCGCTGCGGCGCCCTCTTCGCCGGCGGCCGCTGGAGCTGGCAGGAGGCGCCGCCCGGCGCCGCCCGGGTCACCTGCCCGGCCTGCCAGCGGGCCGAGGACGGCTACCCGGCGGGGCGGGTGGAGATCCGGGGCGACTTCTTCCGGCGCCACCGCGACGAGATCCTGAACCTCGTCCGGAACGAGGAGGCGGCGGAGAAGGCCGCCCGCCCCATGGAGCGCATCATGGCCGTCGAGGAGACGGCCGACGGCGTCCTCGTCCTCACCACCGGGGTCCACGTGGCCCGGCGCATCGGCGAGGCCCTGGCCCGGGCCTACCAGGGCGACTTCTCCTTCCAGTACGCCGAGGGCGAAAAGCGGATCCGGGTCAGCTGGAGCCGGTAG
- a CDS encoding type I restriction enzyme HsdR N-terminal domain-containing protein: MADVPTHHLVYGTLRDYLTGEELPDTDDERFRQAIARMLVEEKGFAREEITPRCRIETLFAGRFVTSRIDFVVRVADRPVMVVRYGPGSLVTRERAAVAAARVLDPEVRIPFAVVTNGRDAEVLDTATGKVIGTGLSAVPTRAEISGRLPSIRFEPFPEDRRERELRILNAYDVEVCCAGGPCPLPGASEG; this comes from the coding sequence GTGGCCGACGTCCCCACCCACCACCTGGTCTACGGCACCCTCCGGGACTACCTGACGGGGGAGGAACTCCCGGACACCGACGACGAGCGCTTCCGCCAGGCCATCGCCCGGATGCTGGTGGAGGAGAAGGGCTTCGCCCGGGAGGAGATCACCCCCCGGTGCCGGATCGAGACCCTCTTCGCCGGACGGTTCGTCACCTCGCGGATCGACTTCGTGGTCCGGGTGGCGGACCGCCCCGTCATGGTGGTCCGCTACGGGCCGGGTTCCCTGGTGACCCGCGAGCGGGCCGCCGTGGCGGCGGCCCGGGTGCTCGACCCCGAGGTCCGGATCCCCTTCGCCGTGGTCACCAACGGCCGCGACGCCGAGGTCCTCGACACCGCCACCGGGAAGGTGATCGGCACGGGGCTTTCGGCCGTCCCCACCCGGGCGGAGATCTCCGGGCGGCTTCCCTCCATCCGCTTCGAGCCCTTCCCGGAGGATCGGCGCGAGCGGGAGCTGCGCATCCTGAACGCCTACGACGTGGAGGTCTGCTGCGCCGGGGGGCCCTGTCCCCTCCCCGGCGCCTCGGAGGGCTAG